A region from the Acyrthosiphon pisum isolate AL4f chromosome A1, pea_aphid_22Mar2018_4r6ur, whole genome shotgun sequence genome encodes:
- the LOC103308570 gene encoding uncharacterized protein LOC103308570, whose translation MINIYLSFSFGIALKCFRLSLECQLCITDTDVNHIFMLVLEHCGNCCLFIFKNWDKIEQYSSELETDEEYDFELRKALLNSSNRTNKDLNLIPTSLNNSKESMLSTAEHCYSRALTLKTNTDDKNNLSKQIGYVYNENIKIYIEEIIMAISNNIPLSPLKLKWFAKKSKTFCSLGSNIFQKVDDKDNFAIINSNLEKLYGYIAHYSTKYVVPLNTFVKTEIINFKAGKAYKKRLSKMGNRSSNSQQWDMVYYKLSSSLFHAAVNEYLAICRCNSSNYRKCIDLFMEALDYCDLKNESPKRFVYEYQAAYINFGLASLSFGRLEQCFTEESPELHPVFVQIKSYCNISFEIFFKIERPLESFEVLIKMITLDIHLIDRTIGPGNLKYVKSIIETLEKCVAVFQMFSENKDTMKYSYSADQTEELTIEDGLHFEMRKLHFLLILEENVLKLLKCMIHLALDKSSVKEIKWLADKEDELKIIYSVLLRNSVGDNNYSQLTTAVKQLSTFK comes from the exons atgatAAACATATATTTGTCATTTAGTTTTGGAATAGCATTAAAATGTTTCCGCCTATCACTTGAATGTCAACTATGTATTACCGACACTGATGTTAACCATATATTCATGCTTGTATTAGAACATTGTGGCAATTGTTgtctgtttatttttaaaaattgggaTAAAATAGAACAGTACTCGAGCGAGCTTGAAACTGATGAAGAGTATGATTTTGAATTAAGAAAAGCATTGCTAAATAGTTCAAATCGCACTAATAAAG atttaaatttaataccaacaAGCCTCAATAATTCAAAAGAAAGCATGTTGAGCACAGCCGAACATTGTTACTCACGTGCTTTGACATTGAAAACAAATACTGATGACAAGAATAATCTGAGTAAACAGATAGGTTATGTTTACAACGAAAACATTAAAATCTACATCGAAGAAATAATAA tgGCTATAAGCAATAATATTCCTCTAAGtcctttaaagttaaaatggtTTGCAAAAAAATCAAAGACTTTTTGTTCATTGGGaagtaatatatttcaaaaagttgatgataaagataattttgcaataataaattcaaacttGGAAAAATTGTACGGATACATAGCAcattattctacaaaatatgtagtaCCTCTCAATACATTTGTAAAAACCGAGATTATTAATTTCAAG GCTGGAAAAGCTTACAAGAAAAGATTGTCAAAAATGGGTAACCGTAGTTCTAATTCACAACAATGGGAtatggtttattataaattatcctCATCTCTATTCCATGCGGCTGTAAACGAATATTTAGCCATATGCCga TGCAATTCTAGTAACTATAGGAAATGTATCGATTTGTTCATGGAAGCTTTGGATTATTGCGATCTAAAAAATGAATCGCCCAAAAGATTTGTATATGAGTATCAAGCAGCATATATTAACTTTGGTCTAGCATCATTATCTTTTGGTCGTTTAGA ACAATGTTTTACTGAGGAATCTCCAGAGTTACATCCTGTTTTCGTCCAGATTAAGTCTTActgtaatatttcatttgaaatcttttttaaaatagAGCGTCCATTAGAATCTTTTGAGGTTCTCATAAAAATGATAACCTTAGATATTCACTTAATTGATAGAAcgatag GTCCAGGGAATCTCAAATATGTCAAGTCCATTATAGAAACATTGGAAAAATGTGTTGCAGTGTTTCAAATGTTTTCGGAGAATAAGGACACAATGAAATATTCATATAGTGCTGATCAAACCGAGGAGTTAACTATTGAAGATGGCTTACACTTTGAAAtgagaaaattacattttttattaattctagaGGAAAATGTACTTAAACTTTTGAAATGTATGATCCATCTAGCCTTGGATAAATCGTCAGTAAAGGAAATAAA ATGGCTAGCTGACAAAGAAGATGAGCTGAAAATAATCTATAGTGTATTGTTAAGAAATAGTGTTggtgacaataattattcacaacTAACGACAGCTGTAAAACAATTATctacatttaaatga